In Bacteroidota bacterium, a single window of DNA contains:
- a CDS encoding recombinase family protein, translating into MTTNVCLLIRVSSEKQDTRRQLIELTDFCKKHKYKIVRTISSKISGSKTNTNTDRPDLIELLHAAKRKEFTKVLVTEISRLGRKAKDIRNTIDRLHEQKISIVFKNFVGLESLDEKNNETFVTNIIISIYAELAQEERKLLSERTKSGLVAHIISLLHVLL; encoded by the coding sequence ATGACTACTAACGTTTGTTTACTGATCCGTGTGAGTTCTGAAAAACAAGATACCCGCAGGCAACTTATTGAACTCACCGATTTTTGCAAGAAACATAAATACAAAATCGTTCGTACTATATCCAGTAAAATATCCGGCAGCAAAACCAACACCAACACCGACAGACCAGATCTGATCGAACTACTCCATGCAGCTAAACGAAAAGAATTTACAAAAGTGCTTGTCACCGAAATAAGCAGACTTGGAAGGAAAGCGAAAGATATACGCAACACCATCGACAGGCTTCACGAACAAAAAATCTCAATCGTATTTAAAAACTTTGTAGGCCTTGAAAGCCTGGATGAAAAAAATAACGAAACGTTTGTTACCAATATAATTATCTCCATCTACGCAGAGCTTGCACAAGAAGAACGAAAGCTATTAAGTGAGCGCACAAAAAGCGGACTTGTTGCACATATAATATCGTTACTGCATGTATTATTATGA
- a CDS encoding nucleotidyl transferase AbiEii/AbiGii toxin family protein, giving the protein MIAGESYTAQWIKSRRESHSKADPSIIEKVIYALSLVEQLSLAKLNFVFKGGTCLFLLLPEPRRFSIDVDIVTTESRAKIEGILNEITAKGVFTKWSLDDIRSYKPGVPKAHYHLHFYSNAEQKEKDVMLDILYEKHNYPEIIDGKIQSPWLQTDGSPTLVKIPTIDSITGDKLTAFAPETIGIQYGRKKEMEIIKQLFDIGTLFDLIQNIEIVKKAFDIVSRQEIGYRSEKKITITSVLDDTISTARIIAFRGVHSDDAGKTKFPEIAAGLEEIKSYIFTAPFRIDDAITASAKAAYLAAIIKTNQSKFLKYSPDINIGDYMLTDPAYNKLNKLKNIPGGALFYWYHTLKLLNKPE; this is encoded by the coding sequence ATGATAGCAGGAGAATCATATACCGCCCAGTGGATAAAGTCAAGGCGTGAAAGCCATTCTAAAGCTGATCCCAGCATTATAGAAAAGGTTATTTATGCTTTGTCGCTCGTTGAGCAACTCTCTCTTGCCAAATTGAATTTTGTGTTCAAGGGTGGTACTTGCCTGTTTTTATTATTACCTGAACCAAGACGATTTTCAATTGATGTGGACATTGTTACTACCGAGAGTCGTGCAAAAATTGAAGGTATTCTCAATGAAATAACGGCTAAAGGTGTTTTTACAAAATGGTCGTTGGATGATATAAGAAGCTATAAGCCCGGTGTTCCGAAAGCACACTACCACTTACATTTTTATTCTAATGCCGAACAAAAAGAAAAGGATGTTATGCTCGACATACTTTACGAAAAGCATAATTACCCCGAAATTATTGATGGAAAAATACAATCTCCCTGGCTGCAAACAGATGGCAGTCCCACACTTGTAAAAATACCAACTATTGATTCTATCACTGGGGACAAGCTAACTGCATTTGCTCCTGAAACCATTGGCATTCAATACGGGCGTAAGAAAGAAATGGAAATTATCAAACAACTTTTCGATATAGGAACTTTGTTTGATCTTATTCAAAATATAGAAATCGTTAAAAAAGCTTTTGACATTGTTTCCCGTCAGGAAATAGGATACAGGTCGGAAAAGAAAATCACAATAACCAGTGTGCTGGATGATACTATTTCCACAGCCCGCATCATTGCATTCAGGGGTGTTCATTCGGACGATGCCGGAAAAACCAAGTTCCCTGAAATAGCTGCCGGACTGGAAGAAATAAAATCATACATTTTTACTGCTCCCTTTCGTATTGATGATGCTATAACGGCATCTGCAAAAGCAGCGTACTTGGCAGCAATAATAAAAACGAATCAATCGAAATTCCTGAAATATAGTCCTGATATAAATATTGGCGACTATATGCTTACCGATCCCGCCTACAACAAACTCAATAAATTAAAAAACATTCCGGGCGGAGCTTTATTTTATTGGTATCACACCTTAAAACTCCTGAATAAGCCTGAATAA